The following coding sequences are from one Betaproteobacteria bacterium window:
- a CDS encoding MdtA/MuxA family multidrug efflux RND transporter periplasmic adaptor subunit produces MSNAPLDEDLIPAGMQHRTVSKAWWRGTWVWLLVLCILGGTGYFVFAKPEGGKPAGMQQSGEKPGMNAMNRSQPVVAAAARVGDINLYLNGLGTVVPLNTVTVRTHVDGELSAVMFREGQVVRQGDMLAQIDPRPYQVQLAQAEGTMARDQALLKNAQADLERYRTLFEQDSIAKQQLDTQASLVRQYEGALKADQAQIDSAKLQLTYSRITAPIGGRLGLRQVDVGNIVHTGDTNGIVVITQLQPVTVVFTLPEDNISAVMKKLHSGRKLTVDVYDRAGKTKLASGVLLTVDNQIDPATGTIKLKAQFANDDSSLFPNQFVNARMLLDVMRGIILIPAAAVQRGTQGTFVYVVRDDKSVTVRTVKLGPTEGETAAIESGLSAGESVVVDGTDKLREGAKVEIGERNAAAAPADGGTPKHGKRRRDGDASPPASSS; encoded by the coding sequence ATGAGCAATGCCCCTCTCGATGAAGATCTGATTCCCGCCGGCATGCAACACCGCACTGTTTCCAAGGCTTGGTGGCGGGGTACCTGGGTCTGGTTGCTGGTGTTATGCATTCTGGGCGGCACCGGTTACTTCGTTTTTGCCAAGCCCGAGGGCGGCAAACCGGCCGGCATGCAGCAGTCGGGCGAAAAGCCGGGCATGAATGCGATGAACCGCAGCCAGCCGGTGGTCGCGGCGGCGGCCAGGGTCGGCGACATCAACCTTTACCTGAACGGGCTGGGAACGGTCGTGCCGCTCAACACCGTCACCGTCAGGACGCATGTCGACGGCGAACTCAGCGCGGTGATGTTCCGCGAGGGTCAGGTGGTCAGGCAAGGCGACATGCTCGCGCAGATCGATCCACGTCCTTACCAGGTTCAGCTCGCGCAGGCCGAAGGCACCATGGCTCGCGACCAGGCGCTGCTGAAAAACGCCCAGGCCGACCTCGAGCGTTATCGCACGCTGTTCGAGCAAGACTCCATCGCCAAACAGCAACTCGACACGCAGGCCTCCCTGGTTCGCCAGTACGAAGGCGCACTCAAGGCGGACCAGGCCCAGATCGACAGTGCCAAGCTGCAACTCACCTATTCGCGCATTACCGCGCCGATCGGCGGACGGCTCGGCCTGCGCCAGGTCGACGTCGGCAACATCGTCCATACCGGCGACACCAACGGCATCGTGGTCATCACGCAACTGCAACCGGTCACGGTGGTTTTCACCCTCCCGGAAGACAATATCTCCGCCGTGATGAAGAAATTGCATTCAGGCCGGAAGCTGACGGTGGATGTCTACGACCGCGCGGGTAAAACGAAACTCGCCAGCGGGGTACTGCTGACGGTGGACAACCAGATCGATCCCGCCACCGGCACGATCAAGCTGAAGGCGCAGTTCGCCAACGACGATTCCAGTCTGTTCCCGAACCAGTTCGTGAACGCACGCATGCTGCTCGACGTCATGCGCGGAATCATCCTCATCCCGGCAGCTGCAGTCCAGCGCGGCACGCAGGGCACCTTCGTCTACGTGGTCAGGGACGACAAAAGCGTTACCGTGCGCACGGTAAAGCTCGGGCCGACCGAAGGAGAAACCGCCGCCATCGAGTCGGGACTGTCGGCCGGGGAAAGCGTGGTGGTGGACGGCACCGACAAACTGCGCGAAGGCGCCAAGGTGGAGATCGGTGAGCGTAATGCCGCCGCCGCTCCTGCAGATGGCGGGACGCCAAAACACGGCAAGCGCCGCCGCGATGGCGATGCATCGCCGCCCGCCTCCAGCAGCTGA
- a CDS encoding MdtB/MuxB family multidrug efflux RND transporter permease subunit, protein MNPSRLFILRPVATSLMMVAILLSGIVAYRLLPLSALPEVDYPTIQVVTLYPGASPDVTTSSITAPLERQFGQMPGLNQMSSTSSGGASVITLQFSLDLPLDVAEQEVQAAINAAASLLPQDLPSLPIYNKVNPADTPILSLAITSNSLPLPKVQDLIDTRIAQKISQLPGVGLVSLSGGQRPAVRIQANPKALAAYGMSLDDLRTAIGNANVNQAKGSFDGPSRASTIDANDQLKSADEYQRLIIAYKNGAPIRLTDVADVVDDAENVRLAAWANDKAALILNVQRQPGANVIEVVDRIKKLLPQLQATLPGSVDVDLLTDRTTTIRASVKDVQFELLLAVALVVMVIFLFLRNVAATLIPSVAVPLSLVGTFGVMYLAGFSINNLTLMALTIATGFVVDDAIVMIENIARYIEEGMKPLEAALKGAEQIGFTIISLTFSLIAVLIPLLFMGDVVGRLFREFAITLAVAILISAFISLTLTPMMCARLLRHIPEGEQSRFYRSGGRFFDAVIARYGRMLDWVLDRQAATLLVALGTLALTVLLYFFVPKGFFPVQDTGVIQGISEAPQSISFAAMAQRQQDLAKVVLQDPAVENLSSFIGVDGSNATLNSGRMLINLKPLKARGIDATEVIRRLQPQLAQVAGISLYMQPVQDLTIEDRVSRTQYQFSLEDADANNLGIWVPKLVERLRASPQLADVASDLQDRGLQAYVEIDRNTAMRLGITPAAIDNALYNAFGQRMISTIFTQSNQYRVVLEVQPDFQKGPAALNDIFVTSTDGQQVRLSAIARVNEHTAPLSINHLGQFPASTISFNLAPGSSLGDAVRAIRAVEAEIGLPASTQTSFQGAALAFESSLNNTLLLILAAIVTMYIVLGVLYESYIHPVTILSTLPSAGVGALLALMLSHTDLGIIAIIGIILLIGIVKKNAIMMIDFALDAERNEGKSPREAIRQACLLRFRPILMTTLSALLGALPLMLGSGVGSELRHPLGITMVGGLLVSQALTLFTTPVIYLAFDRLAHRRGMQARKPVEEAQTGSARP, encoded by the coding sequence ATGAATCCGTCGCGTCTGTTTATTCTGCGTCCGGTGGCGACCTCGCTGATGATGGTCGCCATTCTGCTTTCCGGCATCGTCGCCTATCGCTTGCTGCCATTATCGGCGCTGCCGGAAGTCGACTATCCCACCATCCAGGTCGTCACCCTGTATCCGGGCGCGAGCCCCGACGTTACCACCTCTTCGATCACCGCGCCGCTGGAGCGCCAGTTCGGCCAGATGCCGGGATTGAACCAGATGTCGTCCACCAGTTCCGGTGGCGCATCGGTGATTACGTTGCAGTTCAGCCTCGACCTGCCGCTCGACGTCGCCGAACAAGAGGTACAAGCCGCGATCAACGCAGCCGCTTCGCTGCTGCCGCAGGACCTGCCGTCGCTGCCGATCTACAACAAGGTCAATCCCGCCGATACGCCCATCCTGTCTCTGGCCATCACGTCGAACTCGTTGCCGCTGCCCAAAGTGCAGGACCTGATCGACACGCGCATCGCGCAGAAGATTTCGCAGTTGCCGGGCGTGGGGCTGGTAAGTCTGTCAGGCGGCCAGCGCCCCGCAGTGCGCATCCAGGCGAACCCCAAAGCGCTGGCAGCCTATGGAATGAGCCTGGATGATCTGCGTACCGCGATCGGCAATGCCAACGTCAATCAGGCCAAAGGCAGTTTCGACGGCCCGTCGCGTGCCTCGACGATCGATGCCAACGATCAACTCAAGTCCGCCGACGAATACCAGCGCCTGATCATCGCCTACAAGAACGGCGCGCCGATCCGGCTGACCGACGTCGCGGATGTCGTCGACGACGCGGAGAACGTGCGCCTCGCCGCCTGGGCCAACGACAAGGCGGCGCTCATCCTGAACGTCCAGCGTCAGCCGGGCGCCAATGTGATCGAGGTGGTGGATCGCATCAAGAAACTGCTTCCGCAGTTGCAGGCCACGCTGCCCGGTTCGGTGGACGTCGACCTGCTTACCGATCGCACGACGACGATCCGCGCGTCGGTCAAGGACGTGCAATTCGAACTGCTGCTGGCCGTAGCGCTGGTGGTCATGGTGATCTTCCTGTTTCTGCGCAACGTCGCCGCCACCCTCATTCCGAGCGTGGCGGTACCGCTGTCCCTCGTGGGCACCTTCGGCGTCATGTACCTGGCTGGATTCAGCATCAACAACCTCACGCTGATGGCATTGACCATCGCCACCGGTTTTGTCGTCGATGACGCGATTGTCATGATCGAGAACATCGCGCGCTACATCGAGGAAGGCATGAAGCCGCTGGAAGCCGCGCTCAAGGGCGCCGAGCAGATCGGCTTCACGATCATCTCCCTGACCTTCTCGTTGATCGCAGTATTGATTCCGCTGCTGTTCATGGGCGACGTGGTCGGCCGCCTGTTCCGAGAATTCGCCATCACGCTGGCGGTCGCGATCCTGATTTCCGCATTCATCTCGCTGACGCTTACGCCGATGATGTGCGCGCGGCTGCTGCGCCATATCCCGGAAGGGGAGCAAAGCCGCTTTTATCGCTCGGGCGGCCGCTTCTTCGACGCGGTGATCGCACGCTACGGCAGGATGCTCGACTGGGTGCTGGACCGCCAGGCCGCCACCCTGCTGGTCGCGCTCGGCACGCTGGCGTTGACCGTGCTGCTCTATTTCTTCGTGCCGAAAGGTTTTTTCCCGGTGCAGGATACCGGCGTGATCCAGGGCATCTCCGAGGCGCCGCAGTCGATCTCCTTCGCGGCGATGGCGCAACGCCAGCAGGACCTCGCCAAAGTCGTGTTACAGGATCCTGCGGTGGAAAACCTGTCGTCGTTCATCGGCGTGGATGGCAGCAACGCGACGCTCAACAGCGGCCGCATGCTGATCAACCTCAAACCGTTGAAGGCGCGCGGCATCGACGCCACTGAAGTCATCCGCAGATTGCAACCGCAGCTCGCGCAGGTCGCGGGCATCTCGCTCTACATGCAGCCGGTGCAGGACCTGACCATCGAGGACCGCGTCAGCCGCACGCAATATCAGTTCAGCCTGGAAGATGCGGATGCAAACAATCTGGGCATCTGGGTGCCGAAACTGGTCGAGCGCCTGCGCGCGTCGCCGCAGCTCGCCGATGTCGCCAGCGACCTGCAGGACCGGGGATTGCAGGCCTACGTCGAGATCGACCGCAATACCGCGATGCGGCTCGGCATCACGCCGGCCGCGATCGACAACGCGCTCTACAACGCATTCGGCCAACGCATGATCTCGACCATCTTCACGCAGTCGAACCAGTATCGCGTCGTGCTCGAGGTACAGCCCGACTTTCAGAAAGGCCCGGCCGCGCTCAACGACATTTTCGTCACCTCGACGGACGGACAACAGGTGCGGCTGTCCGCGATCGCGCGCGTGAACGAACATACGGCGCCTCTTTCCATCAATCACCTGGGCCAGTTCCCGGCGAGCACGATCTCATTCAATCTTGCCCCCGGATCTTCCCTCGGGGATGCAGTTCGCGCGATTCGTGCGGTGGAAGCGGAGATCGGATTGCCGGCAAGCACGCAGACCAGTTTCCAGGGCGCAGCGCTTGCGTTCGAATCGTCCCTGAACAACACACTGTTGCTGATCCTGGCGGCGATCGTGACCATGTACATCGTGCTCGGCGTATTGTACGAAAGCTATATCCATCCGGTCACGATTCTGTCCACGCTGCCCTCGGCCGGCGTCGGCGCGCTGCTGGCGTTGATGCTTTCGCACACCGACCTCGGCATCATCGCCATCATCGGCATCATCCTGCTGATCGGCATCGTCAAGAAGAACGCGATCATGATGATCGACTTCGCGCTCGACGCCGAACGCAACGAAGGCAAGAGCCCGCGCGAAGCCATCCGCCAGGCCTGCCTGCTGCGCTTTCGTCCGATCCTGATGACGACGCTGTCCGCGCTGCTGGGCGCACTGCCGCTGATGCTAGGCAGCGGCGTGGGCTCGGAATTGCGGCATCCACTCGGGATCACCATGGTCGGCGGCTTGCTGGTCAGCCAGGCGCTGACGCTGTTCACGACGCCGGTGATCTATCTCGCTTTCGACCGGCTGGCGCATCGACGCGGAATGCAGGCCAGAAAGCCCGTCGAGGAAGCGCAGACCGGGAGCGCGCGGCCGTGA
- a CDS encoding response regulator, with protein sequence MRDRVLIVDDDEDIQSLLEEYLRKNGFDAHAVADGKAMWEALALKPVSLVVLDLMLPGEDGLSLCRQLRSRSQVPVLMLTARGEAVDRILGLEMGADDYLAKPFDPRELLARIRSILRRAKSLPTDTEVNVPEAFNFSGWRLDTRVRNLCAPDGVVVPLSGAEYRLLLIFLQNPNVVLSRDQLSNFTFGRDADPLDRTIDMQVSRLRERLREQAREPEIIKTVRGKGYVLATRVEEKQ encoded by the coding sequence ATGCGAGATCGCGTCCTGATTGTCGATGATGACGAAGACATCCAGTCCCTGCTGGAGGAATACCTGCGCAAGAATGGTTTCGACGCGCATGCCGTGGCGGACGGCAAGGCGATGTGGGAGGCGCTGGCGTTGAAGCCGGTGAGTTTGGTGGTGCTGGATCTCATGTTGCCCGGCGAGGATGGTCTGTCGCTTTGCCGCCAGTTGCGGTCGCGTTCCCAGGTGCCGGTGCTGATGCTGACTGCCCGCGGGGAAGCGGTGGATCGCATACTCGGATTGGAAATGGGCGCCGACGATTACCTGGCCAAACCCTTCGATCCGCGGGAACTGCTGGCACGCATCCGCAGCATTCTGCGCCGGGCGAAATCCCTGCCCACCGATACCGAGGTCAATGTGCCGGAGGCCTTCAATTTTTCAGGATGGCGGCTCGATACGCGTGTGCGCAACCTGTGCGCGCCGGACGGCGTGGTGGTACCGCTGTCCGGTGCGGAATACCGGCTGCTGCTGATCTTCCTGCAGAATCCGAATGTCGTGTTGTCGCGCGACCAGCTTTCCAATTTCACCTTCGGGCGCGATGCCGACCCGCTCGATCGCACCATTGACATGCAGGTCAGCCGGCTGCGTGAGCGCCTGCGCGAGCAGGCGCGCGAGCCCGAGATCATCAAAACCGTGCGGGGCAAGGGTTACGTGCTCGCCACCCGCGTAGAGGAAAAGCAATGA